Proteins from one Rhodanobacteraceae bacterium genomic window:
- the rsfS gene encoding ribosome silencing factor, with protein sequence MKAVDLRIIDVRGKTSVTDCIVIASGTSTRHVKSMGDEVVVTAKKHGMPPLGVEGEKDAEWMLVDLGDTVVHVMLPRTREFYGLERLWTLAEESRAASAV encoded by the coding sequence ATGAAGGCGGTCGACCTCAGGATCATCGACGTGCGCGGCAAAACCAGTGTCACCGACTGCATCGTGATCGCCAGTGGCACCTCGACGCGCCATGTGAAATCGATGGGCGACGAGGTGGTGGTGACCGCCAAGAAGCACGGCATGCCACCGCTGGGCGTCGAGGGCGAAAAGGACGCCGAGTGGATGCTGGTCGACCTCGGCGACACCGTGGTCCATGTGATGCTTCCGCGCACTCGCGAGTTCTACGGCCTGGAGCGCCTGTGGACGCTCGCCGAGGAATCGCGCGCCGCCAGCGCCGTCTGA
- the rlmH gene encoding 23S rRNA (pseudouridine(1915)-N(3))-methyltransferase RlmH, with the protein MRAHVLSIAERAPAWVKEGFDEYARRLAHKLPLSLTELPLGARGKNADLKRAMADEGQRMHAALPRNARVIALDGRGESWSSEALAKHLNAWMIDGRDLCFLIGGPDGLAPQCLMVAHQKWSLGPLTLPHALVRIVLAEQLYRAVSMLGNHPYHRA; encoded by the coding sequence TTGCGCGCGCACGTGCTGAGCATCGCCGAGCGCGCGCCTGCCTGGGTCAAGGAGGGCTTCGATGAGTACGCGCGACGGCTGGCCCACAAGTTGCCGCTGTCGCTGACCGAGTTGCCGCTCGGCGCGCGCGGCAAGAATGCCGATCTAAAGCGCGCCATGGCCGACGAAGGCCAGCGGATGCACGCCGCGCTACCTAGGAATGCGCGGGTCATCGCGCTCGACGGCCGCGGCGAGTCCTGGTCCAGCGAGGCCCTGGCCAAGCACCTGAACGCCTGGATGATCGACGGTCGCGACCTCTGCTTCCTGATCGGCGGGCCCGACGGATTGGCGCCGCAATGCTTGATGGTCGCGCACCAGAAATGGTCGCTCGGCCCGTTGACCCTGCCGCATGCGCTGGTACGCATCGTGCTGGCCGAGCAGCTCTACCGCGCGGTCAGCATGCTCGGAAACCACCCCTACCACCGCGCCTGA